CCGGCCCGCGACGACGGCGTGGGCGCGCGACGCCTCGTAGAACCGCTGGATACCGCGAGGTGAGACGCCGACCTCGACGCGCTCGTCCTCGCGGGTCGCTCGGGCGAGGTCGACCACGTACTCGCGGACCTGCCGGTGCATCGTGACGGTCTCCGGCGTCTCCTGCAGCCGGCGGACCTGGTCGGGCGTGAGCGCCGCCCCGACCGAGGGCATCTGGGTGTGGCGGTTCGAGCGCCGGTCGATGAGCTCGAGCTCTCCAGCCCTGTCGGGGTAGCCCATGCTGGTCTTCACGACGAAGCGGTCGCGCTGCGCCTCGGGGAGTTCGAAGGTGCCCTCCTGCTCGACCGGGTTCTGGGTCGCGATGACGAAGAAGGGGCCCGGGAGCTGGTGGGTCGTCCCGTCGACGGTGACCTGCTTCTCGTCCATCGCCTCAAGGAGGGCGGCCTGGGTCTTCGGCGGCGCGCGGTTGATCTCGTCGGCCAGCACCACGTTCGAGAAGATGGGGCCCGCCTGGAACTCGAACTCGCGGGCGTGCTCGTCGTAGACGTGCGAGCCCGTGATGTCCGAGGGGAGGAGGTCCGGCGTGAACTGGACGCGCGAGAAGTCGAGGCCCAGCGCCTGCGCCAGCACGATGGCGGTCAGGGTCTTGCCGGTCCCCGGGACGTCCTCGAGGAGGACGTGGCCGCGGGCCAGCGCGCCCGTGAGGACGGTCTCGAAGAAGTCGCGCTCGCCGATGACGGCCTCGTTCACGCGGTCGATGACGTCGGTGCAGAGTCTGGCTGCCTCGTCGATGGGCAACGCGTCGGCGGGCGGCATTCGTGTCCGTCGTTCTGCGCGGCCGGGTATAACCGTAGTGGGCGGACGGGGACGAGGGGAGCCCATCGCCCCCGGCCCCGAGCAGCCGCTCACGAAGTTTTATAGTACCGCCACGAGACACTCGTAACTAAGCGGTTCTGGGTTCACCTCAGAAATCGTGAGCCGGTGCGCCAACACCGGCCAGAAAGCCCCTGTGAATCTCGTTTGGACTCGGGATTTGATGGGAGCTTACATGTACAACATCGGAGGTGCGAATCAAAAATCCTCCGGTCGTACGTGTCTGTTCTCGTCGTCACTACCACCAATACGGATTGCTGGGGCTGTCTGTACCAGGCCACCGAATCCGACAATGACCGACGCAGCCCAACGCACGCGAGCAGAGTTCGCAGACCAGTTCGAGGAGACGCTCGAATCGCTCCGCGACCGCATCGATGACCTCGAGGCCAGGACGGCCGAACTCGAGGCAGAGAACGAGCAGCTCCGCGAGGAGAACCAGCGACTGCAGGAGCGGAACGAGGACCTCAGCAAGCGGGTCACGGTCCTCGAATCCCAGCCGACCTTCGAGGTCGGCGACGACTCGGACCCCATCAAGAGCCTCCGCGTCGAAGGCGCGCCCATCGGGAAGGCCATCCAGTCCAAGCCCGGCATGAGCGACGTCGAGGGCCGAATCGAGGAGCTGAAGAACGAGATCGAGGAGATGGAGACCGGCACGGAGGTGACCGACCCGGACACCGGCGAGCACTACAGACTGGAGACGCCACTGGAACACGTCACCGTCTTCTCGGAGGAAGCGGCCGACCAGTTCCTCGGGCCGAACCAGGACCGTGCCCGGTTCCTCGCGAACAACATCCGGACCTACGCGACGTCGATTCCGGCCGGGTGGGCCGTCAGTACCTCGACGATGCTGCAGATGCTCGCCGCCTACGACGGGTCGGACCACAGGGAGACGGTCAGGCGGGTCAGGGAGATCTTCGACGACTTCGGGCGTGGCGAGACCAGGATCGTCGAACGCCGCGGGTCCGACCTGCTCATCCTCACCGACGAACTGTTCCGGCGACTCGACCGCCTCGATGGTATCGAGTCGTCCAGTCACAGTGTTGTGACGGTCATCGACTAGCCCCCGTGTGACGAACCCACTCTACCGAGAGGCACCTCTCTAGGCCACGATAATTCACGTCGGCTGCGTCACCCGCTTGCCCCTCTCCCTAGTGGAGACACTGGGCAGGAGCCCCGTGTTCTAGTGCTAGTAGCGAAGCGAAAGCACGATCTTCGCCGGTTTGCCTGGCTAGCCACCGTCACAACAGTGTGACGGTCCAGACCCCGTGAAATCGACCGATTTCTCGGGACACCCCCGTCCCCCACTCGTACAACTTCACCTTCATTTCCCGCGCGACTGGGCTGGCGCGAACCCGAGCATTAACACTCCTTGGTTGGCAAGCCCTCGCTATGCCAAAGACCGAAGTCTCGATATCAGACAACCTCGACGCCGAGATCGACCGGCTCGTCAACCAGGGCGACTTCCTGAACCGCGACGAGGCCGTCGAGGAGCTCCTGACCCGCGGCATCTCCGCCTACGGCCCGACCGAGGACGACGAACCGCGCAACGAGATCGACGAAGGGCTGTTCAACCGCTCCGTGGCCGACCAGCAGGACCCGGCCGCGATGAACGACGACCAGAACGACGGTTACACGTTCTGAGGTCGACCCCTCCCGAGCACCGCGCCGCGACACGCCAGCCCGGAGCGTCGACCCCTCCGCCGACCGCCCAGCACGTCGCGGGCGTGGACGAACCGGGCGAACCCGCGACAGAGATGGCTCTCGCTCACGGTGTCTGGTCCCCGGAGAATGCTTCATAACGAGCCGTTGTCACCAGAATAACTTAAACGAGCGACGCGCCCGGCGACACCGTTCTCGTCTCATCCGGCTCTCGAGCACACGAGCGACGGCAGTGGCTCGTGGGTGTAGTCTCCCGCAGAATGCTTCACAATGAGCCGTTGTCACCAGAACAACTTAAAGAGGAATCGCGGCGGCTCGCTCACTCGTCGGGGCCGGAAGCTCCGTCATCGCCGTCCTCCGCGCCCCAGCCGTCGGTCCAGGCGTGTCGCTCGCCCTCGTCGCGTGGGGTCTCGCCCACTGCGGGGAGGTTCGGGTCGCGGAAGGGGTCCCGGCCGAGGACCGCACCCTCGAGGTCGTGCTCGGCGAGTTGCTCGCGAAGGACGCGGGTGAGCCGGTTGACGTTGGTCGTCGTCATGCCGTGCTCGTCCAGCAGCTCCTGGTAGGTCTCGTTCTCGGTGAGCGAGGTGAACCGGTCGTAGAGGGACTCCATCTCGTCGGGCGTGAGCCTCGCGACCGCCTCCTGGTCGTCAAGGCCGAGCTGGTGCTGGCGCTCCCGGTCGACCACGTACCGGAGGACCACGAGGGCGACCTTCGGGATGGCGCGCTGGCTCCCGAACGCGGTGAGGTCGATCTCGCCGATGATGCCGAGGGCGCAGTCGCGCTCCCAGCGGGTCACGTCGAGCGCGGACGAGAGCGCGTGAGTGATGCGGAGCTTGTCGAGCTGGTGCATCCGGGCGCTGTGGCCGGCCATCGCGCCGTGTTGCTCGTCGTGGAGACGGCGGATGCTCTCGCTGAGGTCGTGTTCGGGGCTGTCGGCCCGGCCGATGAGGGTCGCACTCGGCGTGATGACGTCCCACCGGCGGACGACCTCGTCCTTGACCGCGTCCACCCGGGACAGGGCGCCGTCGCCGGGGCCCGCACTGATCCACGTGGACTCCACGTCGGTCTCACCGGTCCCGGTTCCCGCGACGAGTGCCGACGACGCAGTGTCCCCGTCGTAATTCATCATACCAGATTGGGGGCTTGACGCTCTTCAAATGCGTGGAAAACCGGGCCACGAACACGCGGGACTCGACCGGGAGACACACCCCTCGTTCAGAGTGAAAACGACGCTTTTTTGTATGAGTTGTGGACCGACGACCGTTCTCGTGGAGTAGTGCATGAGTGGTCAAGTGAGAGTCCCACACACCCCCGATGCAGAGTGAAAACGCCGCGGAGAGCGTCTCAGTGGGGAAGCGAGGGACGAGGTCGACGAACGGGTGGGTGGAGGTTGGGGTGACACTGGGGATGGACGAACACCGGGAGACGGGTAGTGGAAGGGTGGTGACGGGTGGTGAGGGAGACGTAGGGGAACGGGAGAGACGAAGACGAAGACCACGAGACCACGAGTGAAACGGGGACGAGGAAGACCGCAGGACGACGGGAAGAGAACAACAGGACGAAGGCGACCAGACTAGCCACCACGATACCGGACACCGACCGATACCGGACACAACACCAGCTGGCGCGGCAGCTGTCGCGGCCAGCTGTTGCCGTGCTGTTGCTGTCTGCTGCTAGCTGTTGCTTGCTAGCTAGCTAGTGCTAGTCCTAGTCTAGTAGTAGGTGGTCTAGAACCACCCGCGATGTGGGTGGTTTCACACCACCTCGTGAATCAACGTCATCTCACTGGTAGGTCGTCCGAACGGCCGAGATATGGGGGAGGGTGGGACACCCTCTCCCCCAATTCAGAGTGTAAACGGCTCCGAAGGTGTAGTGGAAAATTTTTGCGGCATTTTTTGCTGGTTGTAGCGGCATCAGGTGCTGGTACCCGAAGCTTGATTAGTTACTTCAAATTCCCAATCCCGACTAGTATTTATTCTAGTAAGAAAGAGAGAACGAGAGAGTGAATGGCTGTAGATGGAGAAATTCCGGGAGATACAGTCTGCACGAGGTTCGACAGGGACGCCAGCTCGTCGACCCACCCCTCCTTCGGAGCCGTTTTCACTCTGAATCAGGGGTGTGTGTGTGTCAGACGTGCGTCTGACGCAAATCGGGGGCGAAAACCACGGTAAGAAATCTGGTAGGTGGGGTTCTAATCTCGGCTCAACCGGTGGACTAAATGGGGTGGTGTGAGGGTGGCGACTCGTCCCGTCGACCGGGAATCGACACAGGTCGCGGTTTCACTCTGCCTCTGGTCCGTTCTGAACTCCCACGAGAAAGCGAAAATCGACACGGAAACTCTCTGAGACTACTCGTTTTCAGTCTGAAGCGGGTTCCGTGGTTTTTATTAGTAGACGATTCAACCAGTGGGATATGTCCGAGCAGACGAGCGGGGACCCCCTCTTCCAGGACCAGGACCCCGTCTTCGCCCGGAAGGAGCTGCTCCACGTCGGCCACGTCCCCGACGAGGACCGGATCGTCGGGCGCGACGACGAGATCCAGTCCGTGGCCAACGAGGTCGGGGCGGTCGTCCGTGGCGACCCACCGAACAACGTGATGATCTACGGGAAGACCGGGACCGGCAAGAGCCTCATCTCGCGCCACGTCGCGACCCGGGCCCAGCGAGCGGCGGAGTCGAACGACATCGACTGCACCGTCCTCTACATCGACTGCTCGGAGGCGAACACGGAGACGCGGGCGACGCGACAGCTCGCCCTCGACCTGAAGGAGAAGACCGACTACGAGGCCGAGATCCCCCTGCGGGGCGTCGGGACGATGGAGTACTACCAGCACATCTGGGCGGTCCTGGACGCGGCGTACGACGCGGCCATCGTCATCCTCGACGAGATCGACAAACTCGACAACAGCAACATCCTCATGCAACTCTCGCGCGCACGCGAGGCGCGCAAGACGAACACGTACATCGGGGTCATCGGCATCAGCAACAAGGTCCAGTACAAGGAGAGCCTCGACGAGCGCATCGACAGCAGTTTCGGCCATCGTGAGCTCTTCTTCCACCCCTACGACGCGGCCCAGCTCCGCGAGATCATGCGCAACCGGCAGGACGCCTTCCAGCCCGACGTCCTCGCCGACGGGACCATCGAGCTCTGTGCCGCGCTGGCGGCGAAGAAACACGGGGACGCGCGCAAGGCCATCGAGATCCTCAAGGAGGCCGGCGAACTCGCGCGCCGCAACGACGTGACGGAGGTCACGGAGGAGCACATCAAGCAGGCCCAGGAGGTCGCGGAGGTCAACCGCATCGAGGAACTGACCAGCGGGGCGACCGTCCACGCCAAGCTCGCGCTGTACGCGCTCGCGAGCCGCATCATCACGGGCGAGCGGGACACGTACAAGACCCGCGAGGTGTACCAGCGCTACGTCGGCGTCTGCGAGATGGCCGCGCTCGACCCCGTCACCGAGAACGGACTCTACCGCCAGCTCAAGGAGCAGGCGTTCCTCGGGGTCATCGAGTCCGAGAAGACCGGCGGCGGCCGGTCGCAGGGGAGTTACCTCCTCCACCGGCTCGTGACCGACCCGAAGCACATCGTGAAGGCCGTCCGTCGCGACGCCTCGCTCGACGAACTGCCGACCTACGAGACGCTGGTGAACTACGGCGGGAACCAGACGAACGACACGGACCTCTCCTCGTTCGTCGAGTGATCTCAACCTGCCCAATCTTTCACTCTGAATCA
This window of the Haloarchaeobius amylolyticus genome carries:
- a CDS encoding Cdc6/Cdc18 family protein, with the translated sequence MSEQTSGDPLFQDQDPVFARKELLHVGHVPDEDRIVGRDDEIQSVANEVGAVVRGDPPNNVMIYGKTGTGKSLISRHVATRAQRAAESNDIDCTVLYIDCSEANTETRATRQLALDLKEKTDYEAEIPLRGVGTMEYYQHIWAVLDAAYDAAIVILDEIDKLDNSNILMQLSRAREARKTNTYIGVIGISNKVQYKESLDERIDSSFGHRELFFHPYDAAQLREIMRNRQDAFQPDVLADGTIELCAALAAKKHGDARKAIEILKEAGELARRNDVTEVTEEHIKQAQEVAEVNRIEELTSGATVHAKLALYALASRIITGERDTYKTREVYQRYVGVCEMAALDPVTENGLYRQLKEQAFLGVIESEKTGGGRSQGSYLLHRLVTDPKHIVKAVRRDASLDELPTYETLVNYGGNQTNDTDLSSFVE
- a CDS encoding AAA family ATPase, giving the protein MPPADALPIDEAARLCTDVIDRVNEAVIGERDFFETVLTGALARGHVLLEDVPGTGKTLTAIVLAQALGLDFSRVQFTPDLLPSDITGSHVYDEHAREFEFQAGPIFSNVVLADEINRAPPKTQAALLEAMDEKQVTVDGTTHQLPGPFFVIATQNPVEQEGTFELPEAQRDRFVVKTSMGYPDRAGELELIDRRSNRHTQMPSVGAALTPDQVRRLQETPETVTMHRQVREYVVDLARATREDERVEVGVSPRGIQRFYEASRAHAVVAGRDYVAPEDVKFVARAVMQHRIVLTPQANIQNATTEDVVSSVLNRIEVPAVSP
- a CDS encoding DNA-directed RNA polymerase subunit epsilon gives rise to the protein MMNYDGDTASSALVAGTGTGETDVESTWISAGPGDGALSRVDAVKDEVVRRWDVITPSATLIGRADSPEHDLSESIRRLHDEQHGAMAGHSARMHQLDKLRITHALSSALDVTRWERDCALGIIGEIDLTAFGSQRAIPKVALVVLRYVVDRERQHQLGLDDQEAVARLTPDEMESLYDRFTSLTENETYQELLDEHGMTTTNVNRLTRVLREQLAEHDLEGAVLGRDPFRDPNLPAVGETPRDEGERHAWTDGWGAEDGDDGASGPDE
- a CDS encoding ribbon-helix-helix domain-containing protein; protein product: MPKTEVSISDNLDAEIDRLVNQGDFLNRDEAVEELLTRGISAYGPTEDDEPRNEIDEGLFNRSVADQQDPAAMNDDQNDGYTF